CAGGTCCAGCCGATCGCCTGCGACGCGCCGTAGAACGGCAGCGTCGCTGGGGCGGAGTTGAAGAACTGGTCCACCGGCCGCGGCGGCAGGTACATCGGCGGCGCCACGACCAGCGGCGGCGGCGTCACCGGCGGGGTCTCCGGCGGCAGGAAGAACGGAGTCTTCCGCACCTCGCTGAAGTTGTTCTCCTGCGAGTGCTGCCCCGCCTGAAGCGGGATCCGCACAATGGCGTTGTCGCCGAAGTTGGTGCGGAACTGCTCGATGGTCATGCTGCCGGGCTGCTGGATCCCGTCGAACGCGATCAGCTCGCCCTCGATCGGCGGGACCGGGTTGATGGCGATGCCGCCCAGCGTGCCGACCGTGTCGACGCCGTCGATCAGGTTCTGCGGCTGGATCTGCACCACCGCGTACACGCCGCCGGGCAGCCCGTCGAAGCGGTAGAAGCCGTTGGCGTCGGTGACGGCGCGGATCGGGCCGGGCGGGTAGTAGCCCGGCAGCGCCTGCTCGCCGAAGATCGGGTCGCCCGAAACGCCGTTGCGGAGCTCGACCACCACGCCGGCAAGCGGCGTGTCGTCCGCCGACCGGACGCCGTCGCGGTAGTTGACGATGTCTTCGGGGGCGATGTCGTCGAGCGTCAGGATCGGCGCGCCGTCGATGAACACGTAGCCCGACAAAGCGGCGGGCGGGGTCTCGCAGAAGTCGTAGTTGTCCCAGTGCTGGTCGGAGCCGACGTGGACGTCGCCGATCAGGTCCTGGCCGAAGTAGGCGCCCCCGCCGTCGCCGACGTGCTGGTCGCCGTGGAAGTAGCCCGCGGGCTGGATCTCCCGTACGCTGTAGACGCCCGGCGGCAGGTTGGTGAACGCGTACTCGCCGTTGGCGTCGGTCAGCGTGGTGGCGATGACCTGGCCCGACTCGTTGAGCAGCTCAATCGTCACGCCCGCGATCGGCGGCTCGCCGTCGTCCGGGTCGCACTCCGGGTCGGTGGAGACCACCACCTTGCCGCGGATGGAGCCGGGCAGCAGCTCGCCGAAGTTGTTCTCGACCGAGTCGTCGCCGAAGGTGATGGTGATCTGGCGGATCGCATCGCCCGACGCGTCCGCGACGCCGCCGTGGCTGCCGGGCGTGTCCTTGCCGTCCAGCCAGCCGGCCGGGTGCACCTGCACCACGGTGTAGCTGCCGGCATCCAGGTTCGTGAACTGGTAATAGCCGTTGGCGTCGGTAATGGCCGTGCGGCCGGTGTCGACGCCGTCCTTGTACAGCTTCAGCGTGACGCCGGCGATCGGCTCCTCGCCGGGCCGGTCGTAGGAGCCGTCGTCGCTGCGGTCGTGGTACACGTAACCGGACAGGTTAGCGCCGACGTGCTCGCAGAAGTCGTACCGAGTGGCCTCCTCGCCCGAGCCGAGGTGCACCCCGCTGAACAGGTCGTCGGATACCGATCCGCCGGCGGTGCCGACGTGCTCATCGCCGTCGTAGTACTCGGTCGGCTGATGCTCTTTAACCTGGTACTCGCCCGGCCGCAGGCCGGTGAAGGAGTACTCGCCGTTGGCGTCGGTGTGCGTGGTGGCGATGACCGCGCCCGACGCGTCCAGCAGGTCGATCTGCACCCCCTCGACCAGGATCTCCGGGTTGTCCGGGTCGCAGTCCGGGCCCGTGAACGCCGAAACGCGGCCGGCGATCGACGCAGCCAGCAGCTCGCCGAAGTTGTTCTCGATCGAGTGGTCGCCGTAGGTGATGGTGATCTGGCGGATCGCATCGCCCGACGCGTCAGCAACGCCGCCATGGCTGCCTGGCGTGTCCTTGCCATCGAGCCAGCCGGCCGGGTGGAACTCGACCACCGCGTACGTGCCCGGGGCCAGGTCGGTGAACTGGTAGAAGCCGTTGGCGTCGGTCGTGGCGCGGAGCCCGGTGTCCGAACCGTCGGCCGCCAGCAGCATCAGCGTGACGCCGGCAATCGGCTCCTCGCTGGGCCGGTCGTAGGAGCCGTCGTCGCTGCGGTCGTGGTACACGTAGCCTGACAGGCTGGCGCCGACGTGCTCGCAGAAGTCATACCGAGTGGCGTCCTCACCCGAGCCGAGGTGCACCCCGCTGAACAGGTCGTCGGAAACTGTGCCGCCGGCGGTGCCCAGGTGCTCATCGCCGTCGAAATACTCGGTCGGCTGATGCTCCTTCACCTGGTACTCGCCCGGCCGCAGGCCGGTGAAGGAGTACTCGCCGTTGGCGTCGGTGTGCGTGGTGGCGATGACCGCGCCCGACGCATCCAGCAGGTCGATCTGCACGCCCTCGACCAGGATCTCTGGGTTGTCCGGGTCGCAGTCCGGGCCGGTGTAAGCAGACACGCGGCCCGCGATCGACGCGGCCAGCAGCTCGCCGAAGTTGTTCTCAACGGAGTCGTCGCCGTAGGTGAGAACGATCTGACGGATCGTGTCGCCCGGCGCGTCGGCCACGCCGCCGTGGCTGCCGGGCGTGTCCTTGCCGTCGAACCAGCCGGTCGGGTGCACCTGCACCACGGTGTAGCTGCCGGCGTCTAGGTCGGAGAACTTGTAGTAGCCGTTGGCGTCGGTGACGGACGTGCGGCCGGTGTTGACGCCGTCCTTGTAGAGCTGGAGCGTGACGCCGGCGATGGCCTCCTCGCTGGGTCGGTCGTAGGACCCGTCGTCGCTGCGGTCGTGGTACACGTAGCCTGACAGGCTGGCGCCGACGTGCTCGCAGAAGTCGTACCGCGTGGCGTCTTCGCCCGAGCCGAGTTGCACCCCGCTGAACAGGTCGTCGGATACCGAGCCGCCGGCAGTGCCCAGGTGCTCATCGCCGTCGAAGTACTCGGTCGGCTGGTGCTCTTTGACCTGGTATTCGCCCGGCCGCAGCCCGGTGAAGGAGTACTCGCCGTTAGCGTCGGTGTGCGTGGTGGCGATGACCACGCCCGACGCGTCCAGCAGGTCGATCTGCACCCCCTCGACCAGGATCTCTGGGTTGTCCGGGTCGCATTCGGGGCTCGTGTAAGCCGACACTCGGCCCGCGATCGACGCCGCCAGCAGCTCGCCGAAGTTGTAGTTCACGGCGTTGTCGCCGAAGTTCAGCATGGCGTCGGACAGCATGTCGTCGCCGACCGTGCCGCCGTGGCTGCCGATGGTGTCCTTGCCGTCGAACCAGCCCACGGGCTGACTCTCCATCACCGTGTACTTGCCCGGCGCCAGGTCGGTGAACTGGTAGTAGCCGGCGGAGTTGGTCACGGCCCGCACGCCCGTGTCCTGGCCGTTCTCATCGATCAGCTTCAGCTCGACGCCGGCGATCGGGTCCTCGGTCGCGTCGTACACGCCGTCGTTGCTGCGGTCGTGGTAGACGTAGCCGGCCAGCGTGGCGCCGACGTGCTCGCAGAAGTCGTAGTTGGTGGCGTTCTGGTCCGAGAGCAGCACGATGTTCGAGATCAGGTCGTCCGAGACCGTGCCGCCGACCGTGCCGGCCCGCTCCTCGCCGTCGAAGTAGCCATTGGGCGTGTACTCGCGGACGCTGTACTTGCCGGGCTTGAGGCCCTCGAAGCGGTAGCGGCCCTGCGCGTCGGTGTGGGCGGTGGCGATCACCACGCCGGCCTCGTTGAGCAGCTCGACCTTCACGCCCTCGAGCAGCTCGTCCGGGTTGTCGAAGTCGCAGTCGGGCCTGTGAGAGGCCATCACGAAGCCGCCGATCGACGACAGCTTGATCTCGCCGAAGTTGTACTCCTCGGCGTGGTCGCCGTAGGCCAGCATCACCGAGCTGATCATGTCGACCGGCCCGGCGGACTCGTCGGCCGCCTGGCCGCCGTGGCTGCCCGGCGTGTCCTTGCCGTCGACCCAGCCGTCCGGCTGGTTCTCCATGACGGTGTACTTGCCCGGCGCCAGGTCGACAAACTTGTAGAACCCGTCGGCGTTGGTCACAGCGCGCAGGCCGGTGTCCTGCCCGTTGGCGTCCAGCAGCTTGAGCTCGACGCCGGCGATGGGCGACTCGCTCGGGTCGAAGACGCCGTCGTCGTTGAGGTCGTGGTAGACGAAGCCCGACAGGGTGGCCAGCTCCAGCATCGGCGCGTGGGCCACGGCGCCGGCGGTGCGGTCGGTCAGGTCGCGGAGCTCGTCGTAGCGGTCGTCGGGGAGGTCGAAGCCAAGGCCGACGTGCGTCTCGGCCGCGTCGCGGCGGCTGTCGAAGAAGTCGTAGAAGACGCCGCTGAGCTGCAGGTCGACGTACCCGGGCGCAGAAAATTCGCCGATCAGCTTGCTGAACTGGAACTCGGCGCCCTCGACCAGTGAGTTGTAGAACGGCAGCGAGGTCTCGGGGTCGTCGCCCTGGTACTCGTCCACGTCGACCGAGAAGACCAGCTTCTCGCCCGCCTCGAAGCCGCTGAGGTCGAACACCACCTGCGTGCCGCCGTCGAGCACCGTGACGCCCAGCACAGTGAAGCCTTCGGAGCTGATCACCTCCAGCGGCACCGACGCGAAGCCGTCCGTGCCGCCGCCGCCCGGCGCGGTGTCGAACACCAGGTCGCCCACGCTGAGGCCGAGGCCGTCCTTGTCGGTGTCGATGACCAGCTTGTCGAGCGTCGTGCCCTGCGGCCCACCGAGGAACGAGATCACCAGGACGTCGCCCTTGGAGTCGTCGCCGGTGGCCTCCTCGAAGTAGACGCCGCCCAGCAGCACCTCTGGCGCAAGGCCGTCGGCGGCCAGGAGCTCGCGGCTCTCGAGCTGCTCCAAAGCGGTGCGTCGCACCTTGTTCCGTGCGACCGGCGTGGCGTCGTTCGCGTTCAGGCCAAACAGCTTGAGCAGTCCCATCGGCTTCCTCCTTGAAACCCTTGTTGGCAGGCGCGTCATGCGCTCCGGCCGGCGCGGTGTGTGTCGTTCAGGCAGCTAGCGGGTAACCTCGTCCGATCCGGCGTCGGCGGTCGCCGCCGCCGCGGGCGTCTTGGGCGCCCGCCACAGCAGCACGGTGGTGTCGAACCCGGCGGAGACAAGCGTCTCGCCGGCCGCGTCGACCGCCATCACGGCCACGGTGCCCGTGTGCCCGACCAGGCGGTGCGTGGGGAGCTCGGTCCGCAGGTCCCACACGTGGATCCGGTTGTCGGTGCCGCCGCTGAGCAGCCGGTTGTCGTCCAGGAACAGCAGCGAACGGACCTTGGCGGGGCGGGTGTGCAGCTCGCCGGCCAGGTCGCCCGATTCGAGGTCCCACAGCCGCACGCGGGGACCGTTGCCGCCGGTCGCGACCCGCTTGCCATCCGGCGAGAACGCGATCGCCTGCAGCCGCTGCGTGTCGGCCGGGATGTCGCGTCCCTCCTCGCCGGTCGTGAGGTCCCACAGACGCAGCGTGCCGTTGCGGCCCGCGGCGGCCATCCACCGGCCGTCGGGCGAGACCGCCATGACGCGCGTGTCCTGGCACGGGCACGCGAAGCGCTTGTCGATCATCCCGGACGACAGGTTCAGCAGCCGCACCTGGTCGCCGTACGCGGCGGTCAGGAGCTGCTGGCCGCCCGGCAGGAACGCCACGGAGCCGATCGGCCCCTGCGCATCGTTGTTGACCAGCGAGGTCTGGTTGTCGGCCAGGTTCCAGATATTGAGGCGGCGGTCGTCGCCGACGCTGGCCAAGCGGCGGGTCTCGCCGTCGAACGCGAGCGCCCGCACCCAGCCCTCGTGCCCCCGCAGCAGCTCCGGCTGCTGGCCCGAGGCCAGCGTCCACAGGCGCACGCCGTGGTCGTCTCCACTGGCGGCGACCTGGCTGCCGTCGGGCGAGATCGCCACGGCGGTCACCACGACCGGCGTGTCGTGTCCCTCGGCGCGGAAGTCGTACGCGCGGAACGGCCTGAGCTGGCGGACGGTTTCCGCCGGCGCAACGCCGGCCAGCACCAACGCGATGACGGACCATGCTGGCAGAGCAAGCTTGGCTGGCACGATAAGGCTCCCTTGAGGGGGTCGGAGGTACAGCACCTCCTCCCTATCGACGCGCGGGCGGCCCCCGCCCTAGTCAACCTTTACGGTTCATGACTCTGGGAAAGCCTGGCAGGCTGCGGGGATCAGAAACCGCGGCGGCCTGCAATGATGACGCTCGGCTAGGCGGCGGACGCCTGCGGCGCCGGCTCATCGGCCGCGTCCTGCGCGGGGGCTTCTTCGCTGGGCTCCGCGTCGTCGGCTGGCGCGCCGTCGGTCGAGGAGGCATCCTCGTCAGCCGGTGCGGCGGCGGCTGACTCGCCCTCCGCTTCTGGCTCTGACGTCATCTCCTCGGACGCGTCGGCGGGCTCGGCTTCGCCGCTGGCTTGTTCGTCCGACGGGTCATCGGCGGTGGGCTCTTCGGCGGGCGCCTCTGACGCCTCTTCGGCGGCGCTGTCGCGGTTTTCGGGTTGGGCCGCGTCAGCGGCTGCCTCGTCGTCGGCTGGGGCGTCGTCGGCTGGGGCGTCGTCCTCGGTCGCCTCGACGCCTGGCTCGTCCACCTGCTCGCCCATGCGGCGTTTGTGCTCGATCAGCTCTTCTTGGAAGTCGTAGTCGGTGTCGAAGTCCTCGATGATGTACCACAGCGGGAAGTCGTCGGGGATCTCCTCGTCGATCTTCTCGAGGACCTCGCCGTACTCCTTGATGAACTCCATGACGTCGTCGCCGGTGGTGCCGTCGGTGTCCTTGAGCGCGGGGTACGCCTCGAGGACGTCGTGCCACTTGGCGAGGCCCTGGACGTAGTAGTCCTTGGCGGCCACCGGGTCGGCGTCCTGGATCATCGCCATCTTGCCCTGGTGGCAGAGCCGGCGGGCGGCCACGGCGTCGGGGCTCTGCTCGAACTCGCACCGCAGCCCCCAGTAGTCGAAGTTGGCGGTGGTCTTGTAGTTCTTGGTCTTCCGCAGCCGGTCCGTCAGGGTGTTGATCTTCTCCAGCTGCCGCATCGCGGCGCCGCGGAGCTCCGGCCGCTCCTTGGCGATCAGGTCCGCCAGCTCCGACTCGGGCGGCGCCAGCAGCCGCTGCGCCTGCGACGCCAGCTCAAGCTGGTCGGGCCGCCGCTGGATCATCGGGGTGGCGAGCGCCTCGCGCTGCTGCGGGGTCAGCTTCTCGGACAGCGACTCCAGGTACGGTCGGGTGACTTCCGGGGCGATGTCGAGCAGCTCCTCGCGGGCCTCCTCGACTTCCTGCTCCAGGTAGGGCTCGTCGTTGAGCTTCAGGATGGTGCCGGTGCTGTGCTCGATCGGCAGGTTGCCAAAGTCGTCCCACTCCTCGCCGGCCACGCGCCAGGCGGGCAGGCCGCGGTCGAACCGGCCCTCCTCCTCGATCGCCTCGGCGTAGTTCATCTGGCTCTTGGCGGAGCTGGAGTAGAACACAATCGGGCTCTTGCGGCCGATGCCGCGGGTCTCGGCGGCGCGCTCGCCCTTCAGGTACCACTCCTTGCTGACCAGCCAGTTGTCGCGTTCCTCCAGCGGGCGGTCTTCGGGGTGGTAGGTCTCGTCGGTGCGGAACAGGCGGCGGTACTGCTCGCGTTCGTCGGCGCGGCCGATCTTCTGGCCGATGAACCAGCCCAGCTCCCACAGGATCTGGGGGTTGTCGCGGTTGTAGGTCTCGCCCTCCTTGAGGAAGTTGATCCCGCGGCGGACGTAGTAGTAGCGGTCGCGGTAGTCGTCGAACTCGACCGACACGTTGTACGTCAGGTTCCACGCCTGGTACTTCCAGAACGTGATGAAGTTGGGCTGCAGCTTGGAGAGCTGCTCGAGGGTGGCGGTGAGGTTGCCCCAGTCCTCTTTCTTCTTGTACTCGTTGGCCTGCTGCCACAGCGCGTTGACCGCCACGCCGCGGAGGCCGAGCGTGGCCAGCTTGATGGTCTCGCTGGCGGGGTCGATCTCGCCCAGGTTGGCCTGGGCCAGCCGGTTGTCCTCGCGGAAGTCGGCCAGCAGGCCGCCCGAGTCTTTGACGCCCGTGCTGGGCGACCCGAGGATCGACAGCGGGAACAGCAGCACGGCCATCGCCACCGCGTAGGCCAGCTTCCGGTAGAGGTTGGTGCGTTCGGTCATTTCGCGACTTCCCTAGTCCGCAGCAAGAAGTACCCGGCGATGGTGAACCCGACGATGTACGCCAACGCGATCAGCAGCTGCCGCCCGACCACGGCGCCGGGGATGTCGTACCCCTGGGCGACGTAGGTCGCGGAGCTCAGCGAGTAGAAGTCCGGCAGCACGCTCGCCACGGCCTGCATCGCGACCTCGATGCCGTCGTCCACGGTCTTCATCACGCGGATGGGCAGGCTGCCCTCGTCGCTGAACCGGGAGGTCAGGTTCATCTGCGTGATCAGCCGCACGAACGATTCGATCGGGCCGCCGCCGTACGACGTGCCGGTGGCGACCGACACGAAAAACTCGCGGAAGAATCCTAGCAGGATGAACGACACCGTGAAGAGCGCGGCGATCGGCCCGTTGAGGAAGGTGCTGGCCAGCACGCCGATCGTGATCACGATGACCATCTGCACCCAGATGCCCAGGTGCCCCTTCACGAAGTTCCAGCCGGGGCTCCTCTCCGGCAGTCGCACGTAGCAGTCGGCCCGCGCGAACCCGAAGTACTGGCCGCCGTCGATGCACTGGACAATCACCTCGACCCGGCCGTCCTCGCTGACCAGGTCCTCCAGCAGGCTGATCGGCTTCTGGTCGGCCTCGTCGAACAGCTCCTCGGTGAACCGGAACGAATTGACCGACATGTCCTTGGCCGGGAACACCACCAGGCTGCTCTTGATGTCCTTGTTGTCCGGGTTGCGGAGCTGGATACTGCCCCGAATCGCCTCCTCGATGTCGCCCTTGTGGGTGCGGAACACGCGGACGATCAGCTCCACCGGCAGGTAGCGGACGTCGCCGTCGGTGGCGAGCGTGGCGGGCGTGATGTTGTCGAATGTCCAGATGGCGGCCGCGTTGGTGCCGCCGGCGATGAAGCTGCGGTACTCCCACTCGCTGCCGACGCTGACGCCCTTGTCGGCCTCGACGCCCTGGCGGTCGAGGAACCCGAGGCTCGCGGCCCGCTTGGGCACCCGCGCCCGCATGAAGTCGACCGCGTCGCCCACCACCAGCCGGTCGCCGTCGCCGCGGATGGGGTGGCGGTGGCCGTAGGACGAGAGCGCCTCGCCGCGGCCTTCGGCGTCGGTCTCGACGGCGTGCTCGTGGTCGTGGTCGAAGGTGGTCTCGCCGACCAGCGCGGCGACCCCGCCGTCGGGGCCGGCGACCTCCTCGACGCGCGCGGCGTCGATCGTGTGCGTGTGGTTCAGCGACCGGTTCACGTACAGGTAGCTGCAGCAGCCCATGATCGTCAGCAGGATGGTGCCCAGCAGCGTGAAGCCGAGGATCCTGCCCAGCACGATGTCGCAGGCGCGGACCGGCTTGGTGACGATCGTGTAGATGGTCTTGGTCTTGAAGTCGCCCGGCAGGCTGAACGCGCTGAGCAGCAGCGCCTGCAGCAGCATCAGGAACGTGGTCCAGGCCATGACGAAGTCGATCTGCACCTTGGCCGGGTCCTGGTTGG
This genomic interval from Posidoniimonas corsicana contains the following:
- a CDS encoding SdrD B-like domain-containing protein, yielding MGLLKLFGLNANDATPVARNKVRRTALEQLESRELLAADGLAPEVLLGGVYFEEATGDDSKGDVLVISFLGGPQGTTLDKLVIDTDKDGLGLSVGDLVFDTAPGGGGTDGFASVPLEVISSEGFTVLGVTVLDGGTQVVFDLSGFEAGEKLVFSVDVDEYQGDDPETSLPFYNSLVEGAEFQFSKLIGEFSAPGYVDLQLSGVFYDFFDSRRDAAETHVGLGFDLPDDRYDELRDLTDRTAGAVAHAPMLELATLSGFVYHDLNDDGVFDPSESPIAGVELKLLDANGQDTGLRAVTNADGFYKFVDLAPGKYTVMENQPDGWVDGKDTPGSHGGQAADESAGPVDMISSVMLAYGDHAEEYNFGEIKLSSIGGFVMASHRPDCDFDNPDELLEGVKVELLNEAGVVIATAHTDAQGRYRFEGLKPGKYSVREYTPNGYFDGEERAGTVGGTVSDDLISNIVLLSDQNATNYDFCEHVGATLAGYVYHDRSNDGVYDATEDPIAGVELKLIDENGQDTGVRAVTNSAGYYQFTDLAPGKYTVMESQPVGWFDGKDTIGSHGGTVGDDMLSDAMLNFGDNAVNYNFGELLAASIAGRVSAYTSPECDPDNPEILVEGVQIDLLDASGVVIATTHTDANGEYSFTGLRPGEYQVKEHQPTEYFDGDEHLGTAGGSVSDDLFSGVQLGSGEDATRYDFCEHVGASLSGYVYHDRSDDGSYDRPSEEAIAGVTLQLYKDGVNTGRTSVTDANGYYKFSDLDAGSYTVVQVHPTGWFDGKDTPGSHGGVADAPGDTIRQIVLTYGDDSVENNFGELLAASIAGRVSAYTGPDCDPDNPEILVEGVQIDLLDASGAVIATTHTDANGEYSFTGLRPGEYQVKEHQPTEYFDGDEHLGTAGGTVSDDLFSGVHLGSGEDATRYDFCEHVGASLSGYVYHDRSDDGSYDRPSEEPIAGVTLMLLAADGSDTGLRATTDANGFYQFTDLAPGTYAVVEFHPAGWLDGKDTPGSHGGVADASGDAIRQITITYGDHSIENNFGELLAASIAGRVSAFTGPDCDPDNPEILVEGVQIDLLDASGAVIATTHTDANGEYSFTGLRPGEYQVKEHQPTEYYDGDEHVGTAGGSVSDDLFSGVHLGSGEEATRYDFCEHVGANLSGYVYHDRSDDGSYDRPGEEPIAGVTLKLYKDGVDTGRTAITDANGYYQFTNLDAGSYTVVQVHPAGWLDGKDTPGSHGGVADASGDAIRQITITFGDDSVENNFGELLPGSIRGKVVVSTDPECDPDDGEPPIAGVTIELLNESGQVIATTLTDANGEYAFTNLPPGVYSVREIQPAGYFHGDQHVGDGGGAYFGQDLIGDVHVGSDQHWDNYDFCETPPAALSGYVFIDGAPILTLDDIAPEDIVNYRDGVRSADDTPLAGVVVELRNGVSGDPIFGEQALPGYYPPGPIRAVTDANGFYRFDGLPGGVYAVVQIQPQNLIDGVDTVGTLGGIAINPVPPIEGELIAFDGIQQPGSMTIEQFRTNFGDNAIVRIPLQAGQHSQENNFSEVRKTPFFLPPETPPVTPPPLVVAPPMYLPPRPVDQFFNSAPATLPFYGASQAIGWTWHLSVVNAGNPRAATANGPTMILAKSQFDAAAWENGELAEAEWTLVQDEQDDQRRQRFRFGDADGIPVVGDWNGDGVSEIGVYTDGYWRLDLNGNGVWDRGDLWAKLGSRSDLPVTGDWDGDGKTDIGIYGPAWPRDPHAISREPGLPDADNHPAVIAGKAKNLPPTAEDATSGGRLLRRTASGASRADLIDHVFHYGTPGDEPVAGDWNGDGIRTIGVYRDGVWVLDMDGDGRFTERDQTFVFGAMGDLPVVGDWNGDGVDDLGVYRAGRWLVDSNSNRELDAKDTAFELGAPGDTPIAGDWDGDGADEPAVYGPKEPTVRVSQKAG
- a CDS encoding WD40 repeat domain-containing protein; its protein translation is MPAKLALPAWSVIALVLAGVAPAETVRQLRPFRAYDFRAEGHDTPVVVTAVAISPDGSQVAASGDDHGVRLWTLASGQQPELLRGHEGWVRALAFDGETRRLASVGDDRRLNIWNLADNQTSLVNNDAQGPIGSVAFLPGGQQLLTAAYGDQVRLLNLSSGMIDKRFACPCQDTRVMAVSPDGRWMAAAGRNGTLRLWDLTTGEEGRDIPADTQRLQAIAFSPDGKRVATGGNGPRVRLWDLESGDLAGELHTRPAKVRSLLFLDDNRLLSGGTDNRIHVWDLRTELPTHRLVGHTGTVAVMAVDAAGETLVSAGFDTTVLLWRAPKTPAAAATADAGSDEVTR